A window of Ananas comosus cultivar F153 linkage group 4, ASM154086v1, whole genome shotgun sequence contains these coding sequences:
- the LOC109708620 gene encoding uncharacterized protein LOC109708620 → MSHQRLNHSFESVPFSWENQPGMSKVSPHMDNSPTKLPPPSPPPIASRGPKLYVPLPPCRIQAPKTILLTKKGDTIGEDPFLAAYIECTKSVRKPLDKVSVNERRRRENRWSGVRKLGLGLSLSCKRDSGVREDNLVRMSQLPEVDSSGFED, encoded by the coding sequence atgAGCCACCAAAGGCTTAACCACTCCTTTGAAAGTGTACCCTTCTCATGGGAGAACCAACCAGGCATGTCCAAAGTCTCCCCTCACATGGACAATAGCCCAACAAAGCTCCCGCCCCCGTCCCCGCCGCCGATCGCCTCCCGCGGGCCGAAACTCTACGTCCCGCTCCCGCCGTGCCGGATTCAGGCTCCGAAGACGATCCTACTGACGAAAAAAGGCGACACGATAGGGGAGGATCCATTTCTTGCAGCTTACATAGAGTGCACAAAGAGTGTGAGGAAGCCATTAGATAAGGTGAGTGTTAacgagaggagaaggagagaaaacaGGTGGTCCGGAGTCCGGAAACTCGGGCTCGGGCTTTCGCTTTCGTGTAAGAGGGATAGTGGGGTGAGAGAGGATAATTTGGTGAGGATGAGCCAACTCCCTGAGGTTGATTCAAGTGGCTTTGAGGATTAA
- the LOC109708750 gene encoding RNA-binding protein 1-like produces MEFASSLASPSGTAIPGKLFVGGLKSETNKEALHAHFERYGTVAEARIMYDWSNGKSRRFGFVTFGDTAAASRALDPGEKDNHIIDGHKVDVKQAVLKETRTAGPNKNSSSNANVPNGKKIFVGGLPTDIIDDEFRAYFEKFGPITDAVVLKDKNINQPRGFGFVTFETEESTHRVLENQFHEMRPDKKVEVKKAIPKIEGSIPCDNNNNNDNGISSNNNDNLYNGGKYIPRIRKFPPDEYTYVVNYPVQFCDYTYPYTWYTPMAYGPMGYGLMGYGPINYGDWNCTNPNITWYDGQTHPGDIQNSGLPNYNNNLISSPTNLNFSGYTTNSGAVVSADEGVSQNTNAEGANKACGDNEERSKTQQLKDK; encoded by the exons ATGGAATTTGCTTCTTCGTTAGCGTCTCCATCAGGGACGGCGATCCCCGGAAAATTGTTTGTCGGAGGACTAAAATCGGAGACGAACAAAGAGGCTCTTCACGCACACTTCGAGCGCTACGGGACGGTCGCGGAGGCCAGGATAATGTATGATTGGAGCAACGGCAAATCGCGACGGTTCGGGTTTGTCACATTCGGAGATACTGCGGCGGCGTCCCGAGCCCTCGACCCCGGTGAGAAGGATAACCACATCATTGATGGACACAAG gttgATGTGAAACAGGCCGTACTTAAAGAAACTCGGACTGCAGGACCAAATAAGAACAGTTCCAGCAACGCCAACGTTCCAAACGGTAAAAAAATTTTCGTCGGCGGTTTACCAACAGATATCATAGATGACGAATTCCGAGCTTACTTCGAAAAGTTTGGTCCGATAACGGATGCCGTTGTACTGAAGGATAAGAACATCAACCAACCTCGAGGATTCGGATTCGTCACCTTCGAGACCGAAGAGTCGACCCACAGAGTGTTGGAGAATCAGTTTCATGAGATGAGGCCGGATAAGAAGGTCGAGGTCAAAAAAGCCATCCCTAAGATAGAAGGAAGCATACCAtgcgacaacaacaacaacaacgacaACGGCATCAGCAGTAACAACAACGACAATTTATATAATGGTGGCAAATATATTCCAAGAATAAGAAAATTTCCGCCAGATGAATATACATATGTTGTCAATTATCCTGTACAATTTTGTGATTACACATATCCCTATACCTGGTATACTCCGATGGCCTATGGCCCAATGGGCTATGGGCTGATGGGCTATGGCCCAATAAACTATGGTGATTGGAATTGCACTAACCCAAACATAACATGGTATGATGGTCAGACGCACCCTGGTGATATTCAAAATAGCGGCCTTCCTAATTATAATAACAATCTAATTAGTAGCCCCACAAACTTAAACTTTAGCGGTTACACGACAAATAGTGGTGCGGTTGTTTCAGCGGATGAAGGAGTTAGTCAAAATACTAATGCAGAAGGGGCAAATAAAGCTTGCGGGGACAATGAAGAGCGCTCGAAGACTCAGCAATTGAAGGATAAATAA
- the LOC109708751 gene encoding mucin-2-like, protein MEEASSSSSSSCASPRAVPWMQIAVRGVPLSASDDDLKNHFRRYGQVLAVLEDEQEMPQDSDGKQACIFFADSASANQASASREKNNHIILGKLVEVSRFSIWLQHRRIKVYNLPPGTTSSQFRAYFEEFGTVTEAVVGPDGSGYVVFKWDESLRKVLKKKLHLFYGTELKARRESWGSEAFLVANAAQHESTSSATPCAHGVAYTPTRPAYTDSTCIATTPYDALYTPSYNRPTTVVPHAYSAPTPPFGTPYESSSDNRPISVTTYAYGAPSISPYGVPATSFYNSSTTATPHVSSAPTPSFGTPYTPSDNRPISITSYAHGAPSISPYGVPSTSFYNSSTTATPHGSSTPTPPFGTPYTPSDNRPISVTTYAHGAPSISPYGVPSTSFYNSSTTATPHGSSAPTLSFGTPYTSSDNRPISVTTYAYGAPSISLYSVPATSLYNWSTTTTPHVSSIAPVKLM, encoded by the exons ATGGAGGaggcctcttcctcttcctcttcctcgtgTGCATCTCCTCGGGCGGTGCCTTGGATGCAGATCGCCGTCCGGGGGGTTCCGCTTTCCGCGAGCGATGACGACCTCAAGAACCACTTCCGGCGGTATGGCCAGGTACTGGCGGTGTTGGAGGATGAGCAAGAGATGCCGCAGGATTCAGACGGCAAGCAAGCATGCATTTTCTTCGCCGATTCAGCCTCCGCGAACCAAGCCTCAGCTAGCCGGGAGAAGAACAACCACATCATCCTCGGAAAACTG GTTGAGGTAAGTAGGTTTAGCATTTGGCTTCAACACAGGAGGATCAAGGTATATAATTTGCCGCCCGGTACGACGAGCAGCCAATTTAGAGCTTATTTTGAGGAATTTGGCACGGTGACGGAAGCAGTCGTTGGGCCCGACGGTTCGGGCTATGTTGTCTTCAAATGGGACGAATCGCTGCGGAAAGTGTTGAAGAAGAAGTTACATCTTTTCTACGGCACGGAGCTGAAGGCTAGGAGAGAATCTTGGGGGTCTGAAGCTTTTCTGGTCGCAAATGCAGCTCAGCATGAGTCGACCAGCAGCGCTACTCCGTGTGCCCATGGTGTTGCATATACACCAACAAGGCCAGCGTATACTGATTCGACGTGTATTGCTACTACTCCGTATGATGCTCTTTATACGCCTTCCTACAATCGGCCAACAACTGTTGTTCCGCATGCATACAGTGCTCCTACCCCTCCATTCGGTACTCCTTATGAGTCTTCCTCCGACAATCGGCCAATAAGTGTTACTACATATGCGTATGGTGCACCTTCTATTAGTCCATACGGTGTTCCTGCTACATCTTTCTACAATTCGTCGACAACTGCGACTCCACATGTATCCAGTGCTCCTACTCCTTCATTCGGTACTCCTTATACGCCTTCCGACAATCGGCCAATAAGTATTACTTCATATGCGCATGGTGCTCCTTCTATTAGTCCATACGGTGTTCCTTCTACATCTTTCTATAATTCGTCGACAACTGCGACTCCGCATGGATCCAGTACTCCTACTCCTCCATTCGGTACTCCTTATACGCCTTCCGACAATCGGCCAATAAGTGTTACTACATATGCGCATGGTGCTCCTTCTATTAGTCCATACGGTGTTCCTTCTACATCTTTCTATAATTCGTCGACAACTGCGACTCCACATGGATCCAGTGCTCCTACTCTTTCATTCGGTACTCCTTATACGTCTTCCGACAATCGGCCAATAAGTGTTACTACATATGCATATGGTGCTCCTTCTATTAGTCTGTACAGTGTTCCTGCTACATCTCTCTATAATTGGTCGACAACTACAACTCCACATGTATCCAGTATAGCACCTGTTAA gTTGATGTAG